TCCACAAGGGCGTGCCCGCTGACAGGATGGCGCCGCCGCGCTCGGCTACAGTCCGAGACACTTATGAATTCACCCCAACTCCAGCGCGGCGTGTTCCTCGCCCTGCTCGCCATCGTCACCGCCGCCTTTGTCTGGGTGCTGCTGCCGTTCTTCGGCGCGGTGCTCTGGGGCGTGGCGCTGGCGATCCTGTTCACGCCGCTCTACAAGTGGCTGCTCAAGAAAATGCGCGGCAAGCCCAATGCCGCCGCGCTCTCGACGCTGGCCATCTGCCTCTTCATCGTGATCCTGCCGCTGGCGATGGTGGGCGTGTCGCTGGTGCAAGAGGTTGCGCTGGTCACGCAGAACATCCGCTCGGGCCAGATCAACTTCGCGGCCTACTTCCAGCAGATCCTCGATGCCTCGCCGCAGTGGCTGCTGAATCTGGTGGAGCGCTTCAACCTCGGCGACATGGCGGCCTGGCAGGCGCGCATCTCGGCCGCTGCGGGGCAGGCCAGCCAGATCATCGCGAGCCAGGCCCTGGCCATCGGCCAGAACACCTTCGACTTCATCGTCAGCTTCTTCGTGATGCTGTACCTGCTCTACTTTCTGGTGCGCGACGGCGCGACGCTCTCCAAGACCATGCGCGACGCCGTGCCGCTCGCCAAGCCGCACACGCACTACCTGCTCAACAAGTTCACCACCGTGATCCGCGCCACGGTGAAGGGCAACGTGGCGGTGGCCATCGCGCAGGGCACCATCGGCGGGCTGGCCTTCTGGTTCCTCGGCGTGCAGGGCGCGCTGCTGTGGGCGGTGCTGATGGCCTTCCTGTCGCTCCTGCCCGCGGTGGGCGCGGCGCTCATCTGGGGGCCGGTGGCGATCTACTTCCTGGCCACGGGACACTTCTGGCAGGGCGGCGTGCTGATCTTCGTGGGCGTGTTCGTGATCGGCCTGGTCGACAACATCCTGCGCCCGGTGCTGGTGGGCAAGGACACGCAGATGCCCGACTACATCG
This region of Variovorax sp. RKNM96 genomic DNA includes:
- a CDS encoding AI-2E family transporter; this translates as MNSPQLQRGVFLALLAIVTAAFVWVLLPFFGAVLWGVALAILFTPLYKWLLKKMRGKPNAAALSTLAICLFIVILPLAMVGVSLVQEVALVTQNIRSGQINFAAYFQQILDASPQWLLNLVERFNLGDMAAWQARISAAAGQASQIIASQALAIGQNTFDFIVSFFVMLYLLYFLVRDGATLSKTMRDAVPLAKPHTHYLLNKFTTVIRATVKGNVAVAIAQGTIGGLAFWFLGVQGALLWAVLMAFLSLLPAVGAALIWGPVAIYFLATGHFWQGGVLIFVGVFVIGLVDNILRPVLVGKDTQMPDYIVLMSTIGGMAIFGINGFVIGPVIAALFMAAWSLFADSGHVGNGHQTIEPPQTPEAADPADLPENRKKG